TGGTTACAGTAGCAGCTGCTACAGAAGAATCAAATTTCAATATATCTATTACTAAAAAATTAAAAGAATGTGAAGATATAAGGGACCTCCAATACCTATATGGCTGTATGACGGCTATGGGGAACTTAGGAATCTGCTTATTTGCTACCTTTGCTATACTAGATAGTGATGAAGGCTTGGAGTTATTGGCTAAGCTTATAGGTGCAAAAACAGGCGAGAATGTATTTCCTCAAGAAATAATTAATTCCGCCTTAGATAATTTGAGACAGGAAAAGGATTATGATGGTAGAGCTAAAGGCTCGGATTTCTCCAATAGCATTCCAGAGTTTGTAAAGGTATTATACCGTTACTTTGGGAAAGAGGTACAATCTTAAATAAAAAAAGTTCAAAAACTGTATAAATTATTTAAAGTATTTAAGGGTGATAATGAAACAGTTAGTGAAAACCTTTTTGATCATAACAAAACTCCTCTTTGGTAATTATTTTCATGATTATCAGAGGGGAGAATTTTTCTTACATATATAAAATATTTTCTGCACATATCCCATAATATTTCTTTTTAGCTGAGCATATTATTCACTTTATAATTTTTATTATTTATCCTTAGGTCTTTACTTAATAGTGTATCTTTAGTTTCCCTTTGAGAATAATGTTTTTTTATTAAATAAAATGCTTTTTTTCTATTATTTAATTTAATAAGCTCCAATGATATAGTATTATTAACTATAGTTCCATGATTTGTGTTTGTATTAATCTCAATGCCTAAGTTCTCATAGGGTACTTCTAAATAATCAACCATAGGAGTAATTTAACTCTTTATTTAGAATCTAAAAAATAGTTGCCAAGAAGGAGATAGGGATTAGAAGGCAAAAGACCCCCCAATTATTCTCAAGAGGGATAAATTTGAATCGCAGGAGTTATAAATATTTCAAAAGAAAGGAAATGTGATAAAATCATGGAGGGAACTAAAAAAAGTAATATTAAAATAGGGTCTATTGTAATGGTGGTACAAAAGCAGGATCAGAGTAGCGGTAAGCTCACAGAAGGTATAGTTAAGAGGATTCTTACCAAATCACCAGAGCATCATCATGGTATCAAGGTTATGCTTGAGAGTGGGATTGTAGGTAGGGTAAAAGCTATAAAGCAAGAAAAGTACTAAGGTATAGAAAATTTTTATTGTGAAGGATAAGGAGTAATTGATGAAACTTATATTTCAGTATGAAATATGGCAGAAAAAAATCATTCTAAAAGATACTGGGATGTTGTAGCCAGCATACTACCTGATTATGAAAAAAGAAAGCTATGGCTGAGGAATAATGGGATGCAGATGAAACTGTAACATGTTTATTTGCCTATGCCCTTCAAAGGTATAGGCGTCAGGGACTATAATAGATATACTATCAATAAAAGACATTATAGGGAAGATTTGTTAGCTAGATCAGGGGGTGGAAGAATGAATAAAAAGCATGTAAAATGGCTGTATGGTGAATTACCACAATTAATTAAGCAAGGAGTTTTAAGCTCTGAAGAGGCTAAACGAATTACCGATTATTATGGAGAGAGCCACGAGAAAGGTAAGCAAAACCTAGTGTTTTCAATATTTGGAACCTTAGGTGCAATATCAATTGCATTAGGGATAATATTGCTTCTAGCATTTAACTGGTCTGATTTATCAAGGTCAGCAAGAACTGTTTTATCATTTTTACCTCTTTTAATTGGACAATTTCTTTCAGGTTGGGTTATTATAAACAGAAAAGAGTCACTAGGCTGGTGTGAAGGTGCCTCATCCTTCCTAATGATTGCAATTGGTTCGTCTATATCTTTAATAAGTCAGACCTATCACATTGCAGGGGATTTTAAAAGTTTTCTATTAGTATGGATGCTATTATCTATTCCATTGGTTTATTTGTTTAAGGCATCAGTTCCTTCCATTTTATATATGATAGGAATTACAGTATGGGCAACAGCATCCCAATTTGCTGGAGGTAATGGAGTATTGTTTTGGGGATTAATTTTACTTGTATTACCCCATATAGTACTTAATATAAGAGAGGGTCTTCACACAAGTCGAAGTGTTTTTTTACTCTGGTCAATAGCTATAATATTATGTATAGCCCTAGGAATCACCCTTGAGAAGATTGTGCCTGGACTATGGATAATAACCTATGCAGGATATTTTGCAACACTATACCTACTAGGCAAAATGTTTTATGACGATGATATAGGGTTTTGGCAAAAACCTTTTAGTGTTGTAGGAGGCGGAGGAATTCTAGTCATGTCCTATCTTTTAACTTATGTTGAATTTTGGGAAAATATAGGCTGGAATAGTTATCGCAATAGATATGATTTTAGTAGATTTGCAGGAATCTTTGATTATGTGATATGTGGAGGTTTCCTACTGTCATCCCTATACCTTTTTGTTATATTCTTAAAAAAGAAAGAAAAGAATTCTTTAGCCTTCGGAGCTATGTCAGTGATAGCCTCTATAGGATATTTTCTTGCTGCATCGGTCAATCCATATATAGGTGTAATTATTTTTAATTTATATTTATTAGGTGTGGGCATTATTACTACAGTATATGGTATTAATAAATGCAGGATGGGTATAACCAATGGAGGTATGATCATTACAAGTTTACTAATATTTCTAAGATTTTTTGACAGTAATCTTGGTTTTATTTTAAGGGGAACGCTGTTTATTCTTATTGGTGTAGGTTTTCTTGTTTCTAATAGGTTGTTGATTAAAAGGCAAAGGGGGATGAGCAATGGGTAAAAGACATTTAGTTGTTTTATTTATTATCCTTGTAATAATCCAATTGGCTGTACCCCTTAACATGATAATTCAAAGAGAGATTACCTTAAGTAAAGGAAATGTTCACAACTTTAAAATGACCCTTATAGATCCCTATGATCCCTTTAGAGGACGTTATGTAGACATTGTTGTAGAGAATAACTTTGTAATCATAGAGAAGAATGAAGAGTATGGTAGGGGTGAAGTAGTATATATAACATTAAAAAAAGATAAAGATGGGTATACTGCTTTTAAGAAAGTCTACAGAGAAGCTCCTCATAATGAAGAGTATATTAAAACAAAGATAACCTATGTAGATACATGGAGTCAAGAGGAGCCTAAAGCATATTTTCAAATACCTTTTGATAGGTATTATATGGAAGAAAAGGCTGCACCTATAGCAGAACAAAAAGTTTTAGAGCATCTTCAAAAAAATGAAGAGAATGTATATGTAGCTGTTAGAATAAGAAAAGGAATGGCAGTAATAGAAAGCTTATTTGTAGGTGAACGAACAATAGAAGAAATGGTAAAGACAAGGGACAATTAAAATACTAAAAATATGGAGGGTTATAAATGATTAAAGCTTATATGGTAGGAATTACAACCCATTATGAGGGTGAAGATATAGAAATAAGATACAGTATCTATAATGATGAAAAGCTCCTATGTAAAAAATCCTTTTTTAAAGAATATAAAAAGCCAGCGATTGTAGGGCAAGTTGCACTGATAACGGTACTGCAGGAGTTAGAGGATTTTGTGGATGATGAGATAATGATTGTTATTAATGACCCTGCTTTAAATGAGCAGGTCAAAGGAACGTCAACTACAAGAAACAGAGATGTATTAAAAATGGCTAGATTAGTTAAGGAA
This window of the Natronincola ferrireducens genome carries:
- a CDS encoding DUF2157 domain-containing protein, whose protein sequence is MNKKHVKWLYGELPQLIKQGVLSSEEAKRITDYYGESHEKGKQNLVFSIFGTLGAISIALGIILLLAFNWSDLSRSARTVLSFLPLLIGQFLSGWVIINRKESLGWCEGASSFLMIAIGSSISLISQTYHIAGDFKSFLLVWMLLSIPLVYLFKASVPSILYMIGITVWATASQFAGGNGVLFWGLILLVLPHIVLNIREGLHTSRSVFLLWSIAIILCIALGITLEKIVPGLWIITYAGYFATLYLLGKMFYDDDIGFWQKPFSVVGGGGILVMSYLLTYVEFWENIGWNSYRNRYDFSRFAGIFDYVICGGFLLSSLYLFVIFLKKKEKNSLAFGAMSVIASIGYFLAASVNPYIGVIIFNLYLLGVGIITTVYGINKCRMGITNGGMIITSLLIFLRFFDSNLGFILRGTLFILIGVGFLVSNRLLIKRQRGMSNG
- a CDS encoding GDYXXLXY domain-containing protein, with product MGKRHLVVLFIILVIIQLAVPLNMIIQREITLSKGNVHNFKMTLIDPYDPFRGRYVDIVVENNFVIIEKNEEYGRGEVVYITLKKDKDGYTAFKKVYREAPHNEEYIKTKITYVDTWSQEEPKAYFQIPFDRYYMEEKAAPIAEQKVLEHLQKNEENVYVAVRIRKGMAVIESLFVGERTIEEMVKTRDN
- a CDS encoding YwbE family protein, with protein sequence MEGTKKSNIKIGSIVMVVQKQDQSSGKLTEGIVKRILTKSPEHHHGIKVMLESGIVGRVKAIKQEKY
- a CDS encoding YgjP-like metallopeptidase domain-containing protein — protein: MAEKNHSKRYWDVVASILPDYEKRKLWLRNNGMQMKL